The window GGTAGACCGCGAGCGGATCGGCGACCTGCTCGACGCCGAGGTGCTGGAGGTGATCCCCGACGCGGCCGTGATCGCGGAGGCGTCGGAGGCGGGCGAACCGGTGACCACGTTCGCGCCGGGGAGCGCCGCCGCGACGGCCTACCGCGCGCTCGCCGAGGCCCTCACGGGAGTGGACCTCCCCGAGGAGACGGCCGGGACTGTCGACGGAACGGCCGGCGCCGACGAGGGCGACGGGGGTGAGGAGCGTGAGGCGGACGAAGACACCGCCCCCGACGCCGAAGCACGGACGGACGCCGATGCCGAGGCGAGCGATTCAGTGCCGCCGTCGGACGCTGATCGGTCGGACGACGACATCGTCGTCGCCGGCTCGCACGAGGCCGACCGCCCGCCGGCGGGCGTCGAAGCCTCCGACGACGGCGACACGGACGCCGAACTCGCCCCGGACGACGACATCGCCCCGGACAGCGGCCTCGACCCCGACGACGAACTCGCCCCCTACGAACACAGCGTCGAGACCGACGATCCGGCGGTCGAAACGGTCGGGTCGGCGGACGGAACCACGGACACCGGTCCCGACGGTGAGGAGGCCCCCGAGGAAACGGAACCACTCGTGGAACCGGCCACGCCGGCCGAGATCGATGCCGCCGAACCGGACGCCGAATCCGACCCCGACGGCGGCGTCTACACGACGTCGCTGGAGGAAGAACCCGCGGACGACGTCGGGGACGGAAGTGATACGGAATCGGTCGACGTAGATTCGGCGTCCGACGCGGATTCAGCATCCGACACGGATTCGGCGTCCGACGCGGATGCCTCCGACGACGCCGAGAGCGACGCGGACAGCGACGCCGGGGACGAGTCGACCGCACCGGACGACGACACTCCCGACCGGAAGCAGGGCGAGTCCGACGACGACGGCGACGGCAAGAAGGGCCTCTTCGGGCGGTTCTTCGGGTGATCGTCCGCGCCGAAGCGGGAGCTTCTTTTATGCGGGTGTGATGAGTCGTCGATATGGCAGAGAAAGATTCGCGCGTTCCCTTCTGGTGGCTCGTCGTGTTCCTACTGTTGGCGCTCGGAGCCGCCGTCGCGACGGTGTTCGCCGTCGGCGGCGAACTTATGGGGATGATCGCCCCGCTCGCGCCGCTCGCGTTGTGAGTGGTTCCAGCAGGCGTTCGTAGCGGTTACCCCTGCACGCGTCCGATCGGACGGCGGAGGCGACCGGACGTGTGCGCGGTCGTAACGACGTGCTCGGTTGCAGCCAGCCTGCGGTGAACTCCCCCGGCGCTCACATCGAATCCGGCGCCTCGATCCCGAGGACGTCGAGCGCGTTCGCGACGGTGTGTCTCGACGCCTCGACGAGTCCCAGCCGGGCCGCGGCGACGTCGTCGTCGTCGGCGTTGAGAACCGAACACTCCCGGTAGAAGGTGTTGAACGTCTCGGCGAACTCGCGGGCGAACGTCGCGACGACGTGGGGTTCGAGGTCGTCCGCGGCCGCCTCGATGACGGCCGGGAAGCGCGCGATGTCGCGGAGCAGCGCCCGTTCGGCGTCGGTGTCGAGAACGGAGACGTCGGTCGAGGCCTCGATCCCCGCGCCGGCCGCCTCGCTCTCGATGCCGCGACAGCGCGCGTGGACGTACTGGACGTACGGGGCCGACTGCGCCTCGAAGTCCAGCGCGCGCTCCCACTCGAAGGTGATCCCCTTCGTGGGCTGCTTCGAGACGATGTCGTAGCGGACCGCGCCGATCCCGACCTGGCGGGCGATCCGCTCGATGTCGTCTTCGCTCAGTTCGTCGTTTCTGATTCGGGAATCGAGGCGCTCTTCGACCTCCTCGCGAGCGCGCTGGATCGACTCGTCCAGCAGGTCGTCGAGGTCGACGCCGGTCCCCTCGCGAGTCGACATCCCGCCCTCCGGGAGGTTGACCCACGAGTAGAACGTCTGCCGGAGCTTCTCCGTGTCGTTGCCCAGGATTTCCAGCGCCGCTTCGAGCTGTTCGGCCTGGAGCTTGTGATCCTCGCCGAGGACGGTCACCGCCTCGTCGTAGTTCTCGAACTTCCACTCGTGGTGGGCGAGGTCGCGCGTGGTGTAGAGCGTCGTGTCGTCCGAGCGCAGGAAGACGAGGTTCTTTTCGAGGTCGAACGCCGAGAGGTCCAGCTGCCAGGCGTCCTCCTCGTAGACGGCGTGCTCGGTGTCTTTCAGCCGCTCGACCACGTCGTCGGCGTCGCCGTTGCGGATGAACTGCGTCTCCTTCACGAAGCGGTCGAACTCCGCGGGGAGCCGTTCGAGCGACGCTCGCATCCCGCCGAGAACCTGATCGACGACGACGGCGACGCGCTCGTAGGTGTCCTCGTCGCCCGCTTCGAGCCCCCGCATGATCTCGGCGATCTCGGCCTCCGCTTCCTCGACGACGTCCTCGTCTTCGTTCTCCAGGAACTCGTTGCCCTTCCGGTAGTAGCGGACGAGGTCGTAGTCCGCGCGGTCGCGTTCGGGTTCGGGGAGGTCCGAGTCGTCGAACGTCTCGTAAGCCCAGGTGAACACGGCGACCTGGCGGCCGGCGTCGTTGACGTAGTAGTGCCGCTCGACGTCGTTGCCGGCGTAATCGAGCACGCGGGCGACGGCGTCGCCGAAGATCGGGTTCCGTGCGCGCCCGACGTGGACGGGGCCCGTCGGGTTCGCGCTCGTGTGCTCGACGACGACGGACTTGCCGGTCGAGGGGAGTTCGCCGTATCTCTCCTCGCGGCCGGCGGCGAGGGTGTCGGCGTAGTAGGCGTCGGAGACGTAGAAGTTCACGTACGGTCCCTGCGTGTCGACGCCGGCGACGTACTCGTAGCCGTCGAGGTCGATCGCGTCGGCGACGTCCGCGGCGACCGACGGCGGCGCGGCGCCGACTTCGCCCGCGAGGCGGAAGGCGACGCTCGACGCGAGCGTCGCCGGGACGTCCTCCGGGGGCTCCTCGACTCCGAGGTCGTCGGCCGGGAGGTCGAGGGACTCGAGCGCCGCCTCGACCGCGTCCTCGACCTCCGTACGGAAGGCTCTGAACATACTCGCCGTTCAGCAACCGCGGCTAAAGGCCTTTCCGAACGGGCTCGGCCGGTCGTCCGCGCGTTCCCCGGAACGCCACTGCGATACCGCTATCGACGCATTTAGGAACTGCCTCGACCAACTCTGAAACGTCTCACAGGAACGTGATCGCAGCCCCGGACCAACCGTTCCATTTTCGTTACGAATCTCATAGCCGTTATCCTTAACACGGCGGCCGTCCAATTCCGGACAATGTCAGAATCGGCAGTCTCCGCCGTCGGGCACGACGAGCTGGCGGCGCTGAAGTTCGTCGCCCTCGCGGGCGCGCGGTCCGGCCCCGTGAAGATCTCCTGTTCGGACCTCGCCGGCCGCCTCGACGCCTCCAACCAGACCGCGTCGAGACGGCTCCAGCGCCTCGAAGAGACGGGTCACGTCGACCGCGACGTCGTCGCCGACGGGCAGTGGGTGTCGCTGACCGAGTCGGGCGAGGCGGCGCTGCACCGCGAGTACTCACACTACCGACGCATCTTCGAGGGGACGGACCCCTCGACGGTCGAACTCGACGGCGTCATCACGAGCGGGATGGGCGAGGGTCGGCACTACATCTCGCTATCGGGCTACATGGAACAGTTCGAGGAGCGACTCGGCTACGAGCCGTTCCCCGGGACGCTCAACGTCGACCTCGACGAGGAGAGCGTCCGGTCGCGATCCGCGGTCTCGTCGCTCCCGGGCATCCCCATCGACGGCTGGGAGGACGAGGAGCGGACGTTCGGTCCGGCGACGTGTTACGACGCGACCGTCGAGTACGGCGGCGACGCCGCGGAGACGGCGCACATCATCGTCCCCGAGCGGACCCACCACGACGAGACCCAACTGGAGGTCATCGCGCCGGTCCGGCTCCGCGACGCGCTCGGGCTGGAGGACGGCGACGTCGTCACCGTCAGCGTGGAGGCGGTTCGATGACCCGGACGACGACGGACGTCGCCCCCGACGGTGCCGGAGAGGGCGACGCGGCGACCGAGGCCGAGGCGACGACCGAGACTGACTTGGGCGCCGAGGACGCCGTCGACCGCGCGATCGCCGCGTTTCGGCGCGGTGATCCGGTCCTCGTCCACGACGCCGCCGACCGGGAGGGCGAGACGGACCTCGTCTACCCGGCGGGCGCCGTCGACGCCGACGCCGTGGTTCGACTCCGGCGCGACGCCGGGGGGTTGATCTGTGCGGCCGTTCCCGACGACGTCGCCGACGCGTTCGGCCTCCCCTTCCTCGAGGACGAACTCGACCACCCGGCGGCCGCCGATCACGACCTCGGGTACGACGACCGCTCGTCATTCTCCTTACCGGTGAACCACCGCGAGACGTTCACCGGGATCACCGACGACGACCGCGCGCTCACGATCCGCCGTCTCGCCGAGGCCGCGTCGACGGCCCGAACGCCCGACGCCGACTACGACGTCTCGGACTTCGCCACGGACTTCCGCACCCCGGGCCACGTCCACGTCCTCCGCGGCGCACCCGAGCTCCTCGCGGACCGCCGCGGCCACACCGAACTGGGTCTCGCCCTCGCCGAGGCGGCGGATCTCCCCCCCGCGGTCGTCGTCTGTGAGATGCTCGACGCGGAGTCCGGCGGCGCTCGGACGCCGACCGCCGCGCTCGAGTACGCCCGCCGGAACGACCTCGTCTACGTCGAGGGCGCGGACCTCGTCGAACGCCTCGGCTGAGTCTCGTCGCAGGCGACTGACGACGACGAACGACCCGTAGACCGTCGCAGACGCGCATATATGGTTTTATGTTCCGTGGTGCAAACCACGGCATATGGGATTCGAAGAGATGGACGTCGGCACGATCTGGCAGGACGGCTCGTTCGTCGACTGGGACGACGCGACGGTTCACGTTCTCACGCACGGCCTCCACTACGGCACTGGCGTCTTCGAGGGCGTCCGCTGTTACGACACCGAGAACGGCCCGGCGATCTTCCGCTGGGAGGAACACCTCGATCGCTTCTACCAGTCGACGCAGCCGTACGACATGGAGTTGCCCTACTCCCGGGAGGAACTCACCGAGGCGACGCTCGAACTGCTCCGCCGCGAGGAACTGGAGTCCTGTTACATCCGCCCGGTCGCCTTCTACGGCTACGGCTCTCTGGGCGTCGGGCCGAAGGACAACCCCGTCAACGTCGCCATCGCGGCGTGGCCGTGGGGCGCGTACCTCGGCGAGGAGGCGCTCGAACGGGGCGTCGACGTGATGATCTCCTCGTGGCGCAAGTACGCCTCCAGTCAGATGCCGACGAACGCGAAGACGACCGGTCTGTACGTCAACTCGCTCTTGGCCGGCGAGGAGGCCCGCCGCAACGGCTACACCGAGGCGATCGTCCTCAACAAGGAGGGCAACGTCGCCGAGGGCCCCGGCGAGAACATCTTCCTCGTCCGCGACGGCGAGATCTACACCCCCGGGCTCGCCGAGGGCATCCTCGACGGCATCACGCGGAACACCGTGATCGAACTCGCCCGCGAACGGGGCTACACCGTCCACGACCAGGCGACCATCTCCCGCGGCGAACTCAACACCGCCGACGAGCTGTTCTTCACCGGCACCGCCGCGGAGGTCACCCCCATCCGAAAGGTCGACAACGTCGTCATCGGCGACGGCTCCCGCGGCCCCGTGACCGAGGAACTCCAGCAGGCGTTCTTCGACCTCGTCGAGCGGCGCGACGACGCCCACGACGAGTGGTTCACGTACGTCTAGACACCCACCTTTTTCCACGATGGGTTTCCTCGCGGCGCTTCGCGCCGCTGCGGGAACCCATCGCGCAAAAACCTGGAGGGAAAAATGCCGCGAGGCTCGCGTTCGTCGCCGGCGCTACGCGCCGGCTTCCAGCGGGACCTTCGGTCCCGCCCGGCTCGCCTCGCGGTACGAATCGGTTGCGACCCCCGACCGCACAGCACCGATCCACCGCATCGGAGCGCGCTGCTAATCGGATCTCCCTACTGTCCTGGATCGCCCTTCAGGATTCCTCGCCGTCGACGCCGAGTGAGAACCTTATCTCGATCGATTGATGGGGAAGCTCTCAGTTGATGGGAGAGCAGATCGCTCTCGCAGTGAGGTTGGTTACGCTCTCACGCTCTCGTACCGCAAGCGAGGCCGCAGGCCGAGCGAGCGGGTCTTTTTCCCTCCAGGTTTTTGCGCGATGGGTTCGCGAAGCGAACCCGAGGCGCAAAAAGGTGGATGTTTAGTCTTCGGTTCGCGCGTCGATCTCGATCGGCGAGGTCCGCTCCTCCTCGCCGAACCCGGCCGACAGCACGCGCGTCAGCGCCTCCTCGACGCTCTCGTCGGTCTCGGTCAGGTCCTCCGGCTTGACCTCCATCACGAACCCGGTCGTGATGTTCGGTGCGGTCGGCATGAACAGGACGACCCGCCCGTCGTCGGTCGTCTTCCCGGTCTTGAACGCCGTCATCCGCATCCCCTGCCACGGTTCGACCTTCACCGGCTTCTGGAGGTCGTCGGTGCCGGAGACCGCGGTCTCGACCGCGAGCTTCGACGCGTTGTAGAGCACGCGGATGAGCGGCACGCGGTTCATCGCCGCGTCGAGGTACGTCTCGAACAGCCGGCCGACCGTGGTCCGCATCAGGTAGCCGATCGAGAGCACGAGCATCACGAAGACGACGACGGCGACGACGAAGCCGAGCGGTTCGTCCAACCGCCGGATGACGGGCAGGTCGACGATTCTGGAGTACAGGTAGTTGAGAACGAGCAGAATGACGAGGACCGGCGTCAGAACGATCAGTCCGCTTGCGAAGTCTCGCCTCCAGGAGGACATCTCTCGAAGCGTACGTCTCGCTGAAGGGTTAAAGTGACTGGTGTCTCCGCGTTCGGACCCACCGGGCCACGGCGGCCCGACCGTCCGAATCGGGGACACTTTTGTCCCCGCCGCCGGACCCGACAGTTATGCTCGATCTCGTCGCCGTCGCGTTCTGGGCGATGCTCCCCGCGTACGTTCCGAACAACGCCGCCGTCCTCGCCGGCGGCGGCGCACCCATCGACGGCGGCCGAACGATGGGCGGCCGCCGGCTCCTCGGCGACGGCAAGACGTGGCGCGGCACGGCCGTCGGGACGGCCGTCGGCGTTCTCCTCGCTCAGGTGCTGAACCTGGTGGCTCCGACCGTCGGTCAGTCGATCGGCGTCGACCTCCCGACGTTTCCGCTCGCCGCCGCCGTCGGTCTCGCGCTCGGGGCGATGCTCGGCGACATCGGCGCGTCCTTTCTCAAACGCCGGACGGGTCGGGAGCGCGGCGCCGCGTTCCCCGTCGTCGACCAACTCGACTTCGTCGCCGGCGCGCTCGTTTGTGCCGCGCTCTTCGACTTCGGGTGGTTCATCGAGACCTTCACGCTGCCCGTCGTCGTCGTCGTCCTCCTTCTCACGCCCGTCCTCCACGTCGCGACCAACGCAATTGCGTATCTTCTGGGGCTGAAAGACGAACCCTACTAATCCACCTTTTTCCACGGCGGGGTCCGCAGGACCCCGCCGCGCAAAAACCTGGAGGGAAAAAGACCGCCGACGAGCGGCCGAAGGCCGCGACGTCGGCGGTGAACTGCTCGCTCACTGCGTTCGCTCGCGGATGCTCAGTACTAGAACCTAACTGTCCCCTTGCGTAAGTCGTATGGCTATCAGAACTTCTTGTTGAGGATCTCGTTCTCCTTTCCTGTGTTGTGGTCGATAGTGGTCGCTGTCGCCTGTGTCGAGTCGACATCGAGGTAGGCGTACGTTGTGACGCCCCCATCGAGGACGTGATAATAGTGCTTCTTGTACAGGTACTCGACTCCATCGACATTCGATGAACCTTCAGAGGTCATCTGTGCAGTGTGACCCTGCGGACACACGACCTTGTCGTACGACGAGAGAACGTCGTGGATCGCGTTGTAGTTTCGACACACCCAGTAGAGATCTGCCAAACTCTGACTATCGGTCGCTGCCGACGCTTTCGGATCTCCCGGCGTGAACCACGCGTGGTGGTGGAAGTACACGATTTTGGCGTTGTCGCCCGCTTTTTCGAGTTCCCGATCTAACCACTGGAGATCACTGTACGGGACATATCCAGTGGTCCAGCCGTAGCCACTCTCAGGAGAGCCGCTAACCCACCCCGAGCCGGCCGTGTTGACCATTAACACCGTTACGTCATCGTATTCTTTCTTGTACTGCAGTCGGGCCCGGTCGTCGGACTCGACGAAGTACTGCAGGGGGACGTCATGATTCCCCGGCGTACAGATCACGTTATCGCCGTATCCGCTGTTGTCTACCAGTTCCCAGAACCGGTCGTAATGTTCCGTTTGAGAGTGTTCGTAGTCGCTGTCGTAGAAGGCGTCACTCTGGAAGACGGCGTCGCCGTTGAAATATAGATCTTGGATATCATAATCCCTGAAGAGTGAGGTAATATCCTCGGTCAACCGCTCGCCGGCACCAGGAAGTTCGGATGGACCGTTCGGTTCGGGCTCCGCAAATGGATCGACGTGACTGTCGGAGAGCCACCCAATTTTGACCATTATAGCGCCTCCAGTTCGAGCGAAACAGTCGTCGTGTTCTTGATCGTCGCTGCTTGGTTCGGATCGTCCGTTTTCACCTCTATGATGAATGAATTCACCGGATTCGGTGATCCGTTTGGCATCCCCATTACGATATCTTCGTGATCCGAGAGGTACGCTTCATCGTACACCTGTGTGCTGCCTTTCCCGGTAACCTCCAAAATCGTCTGTTTGACCGGGTCCTCTTCGAGTGGGACTGGCCCCTTCGTCGGATTCACGTACATCTCTCGGTTTGCGATCGAAATTCGGAGACTCGCCGTCGAGCCGGAGTTGTTCTCTATGTGGGTCACCGTCCGGAGGATGGGTACCTGCCCCGGTGGGAACGGAATCAGACCGTAGCCGATGTTCGAGCCGGTCTCTTCGTAGCTTGTGCTCGTCGTCGAGACGTCTTCGTGAAAGGGCTGTACGAGCCACGCCGGCCGCCTGGTTCCGGAGACCTGCAGTGAATGTGCGTACTGGCCGATTCTGACTTTCCCGAACTTATCCCCGGGCAGCACCTCATCGATCCCCGCTTCCATAGCGAGAGCCGCAGACCCCTCACCCGGCGTTGTTTGCTGCTCGTCTTCCGCTGCTTCCGCCGTTGTCTCACCGGGAGACCTGCCTAGCATCGATCCAAGCCCACTCCCAATGGCGACACCCCCGACGCCGGTGAGAGCCGTCCGCCTCGTGATAGAGAATCGCCCCGATTCTTCCTGTTGTTCGCCACCATCTGACGTGCCACTACCTGGCATACCAGCAACAACAGTAGTTACAATAAATAAATCTATCCAAATATACAAAGGGTTGTAATCAAAGTAGGGACAGAAACAAAAAATAGTAATATAGTAAACGTAGTGGTTAAGGCGAGCAAGTAGGCAAATTAACGCTACAAAATTCATAAAAACACGACATTCGATAAATCACACGTTACTCTACTTCGGAGTTGAGAGTTACAGTTGTGCTTTCAGAATCCGTCCGTAGAGTGGTTGTGTGTCGTTACTCGCCAGCAAGTGGAATACCCTGTCCAGCCTCGCTCTGAGGAGTAATTCGGCCTCGCAGACGTGAAGAGAACCTCGTTGAATAGTTCCGTGATACGCTCCACCTCACGACGCTCTCGACTTCATTCCCTCCCGTTGATCTCCTGACCTCTTTTTCCACTCTCGCTCGGAATCGTCCCGTTTAAGCGACTCCCCCGCGCTTTCACACGCAATGACGAACGACGAACTCATCGCGGCGCTGCGCGACGCCGACGCGGTCAAGTTCGGGGAGTTCGAGCTCTCCCACGGC is drawn from Halobellus limi and contains these coding sequences:
- a CDS encoding branched-chain amino acid transaminase, translating into MGFEEMDVGTIWQDGSFVDWDDATVHVLTHGLHYGTGVFEGVRCYDTENGPAIFRWEEHLDRFYQSTQPYDMELPYSREELTEATLELLRREELESCYIRPVAFYGYGSLGVGPKDNPVNVAIAAWPWGAYLGEEALERGVDVMISSWRKYASSQMPTNAKTTGLYVNSLLAGEEARRNGYTEAIVLNKEGNVAEGPGENIFLVRDGEIYTPGLAEGILDGITRNTVIELARERGYTVHDQATISRGELNTADELFFTGTAAEVTPIRKVDNVVIGDGSRGPVTEELQQAFFDLVERRDDAHDEWFTYV
- the argS gene encoding arginine--tRNA ligase, giving the protein MFRAFRTEVEDAVEAALESLDLPADDLGVEEPPEDVPATLASSVAFRLAGEVGAAPPSVAADVADAIDLDGYEYVAGVDTQGPYVNFYVSDAYYADTLAAGREERYGELPSTGKSVVVEHTSANPTGPVHVGRARNPIFGDAVARVLDYAGNDVERHYYVNDAGRQVAVFTWAYETFDDSDLPEPERDRADYDLVRYYRKGNEFLENEDEDVVEEAEAEIAEIMRGLEAGDEDTYERVAVVVDQVLGGMRASLERLPAEFDRFVKETQFIRNGDADDVVERLKDTEHAVYEEDAWQLDLSAFDLEKNLVFLRSDDTTLYTTRDLAHHEWKFENYDEAVTVLGEDHKLQAEQLEAALEILGNDTEKLRQTFYSWVNLPEGGMSTREGTGVDLDDLLDESIQRAREEVEERLDSRIRNDELSEDDIERIARQVGIGAVRYDIVSKQPTKGITFEWERALDFEAQSAPYVQYVHARCRGIESEAAGAGIEASTDVSVLDTDAERALLRDIARFPAVIEAAADDLEPHVVATFAREFAETFNTFYRECSVLNADDDDVAAARLGLVEASRHTVANALDVLGIEAPDSM
- a CDS encoding DUF502 domain-containing protein, coding for MSSWRRDFASGLIVLTPVLVILLVLNYLYSRIVDLPVIRRLDEPLGFVVAVVVFVMLVLSIGYLMRTTVGRLFETYLDAAMNRVPLIRVLYNASKLAVETAVSGTDDLQKPVKVEPWQGMRMTAFKTGKTTDDGRVVLFMPTAPNITTGFVMEVKPEDLTETDESVEEALTRVLSAGFGEEERTSPIEIDARTED
- a CDS encoding metallophosphoesterase family protein, with translation MVKIGWLSDSHVDPFAEPEPNGPSELPGAGERLTEDITSLFRDYDIQDLYFNGDAVFQSDAFYDSDYEHSQTEHYDRFWELVDNSGYGDNVICTPGNHDVPLQYFVESDDRARLQYKKEYDDVTVLMVNTAGSGWVSGSPESGYGWTTGYVPYSDLQWLDRELEKAGDNAKIVYFHHHAWFTPGDPKASAATDSQSLADLYWVCRNYNAIHDVLSSYDKVVCPQGHTAQMTSEGSSNVDGVEYLYKKHYYHVLDGGVTTYAYLDVDSTQATATTIDHNTGKENEILNKKF
- a CDS encoding DUF120 domain-containing protein, with amino-acid sequence MSESAVSAVGHDELAALKFVALAGARSGPVKISCSDLAGRLDASNQTASRRLQRLEETGHVDRDVVADGQWVSLTESGEAALHREYSHYRRIFEGTDPSTVELDGVITSGMGEGRHYISLSGYMEQFEERLGYEPFPGTLNVDLDEESVRSRSAVSSLPGIPIDGWEDEERTFGPATCYDATVEYGGDAAETAHIIVPERTHHDETQLEVIAPVRLRDALGLEDGDVVTVSVEAVR
- the minD gene encoding cell division ATPase MinD — translated: MGRVYAVVSSKGGVGKTTTAANLAATLAAAGERVAVVDGDLGMANLAGALGVSVGDVTIHDVLAGASEVEEAIYEGPHGLAVLPGSSDLDAFSRADPERIEGVLDDLRADYEYVVLDTGAGLSNDTVVPLTHVDEALLVSTPARDALGDTDKTRQVADRLGVTVAGAAITRADPDAVDRERIGDLLDAEVLEVIPDAAVIAEASEAGEPVTTFAPGSAAATAYRALAEALTGVDLPEETAGTVDGTAGADEGDGGEEREADEDTAPDAEARTDADAEASDSVPPSDADRSDDDIVVAGSHEADRPPAGVEASDDGDTDAELAPDDDIAPDSGLDPDDELAPYEHSVETDDPAVETVGSADGTTDTGPDGEEAPEETEPLVEPATPAEIDAAEPDAESDPDGGVYTTSLEEEPADDVGDGSDTESVDVDSASDADSASDTDSASDADASDDAESDADSDAGDESTAPDDDTPDRKQGESDDDGDGKKGLFGRFFG
- a CDS encoding CDP-2,3-bis-(O-geranylgeranyl)-sn-glycerol synthase → MLDLVAVAFWAMLPAYVPNNAAVLAGGGAPIDGGRTMGGRRLLGDGKTWRGTAVGTAVGVLLAQVLNLVAPTVGQSIGVDLPTFPLAAAVGLALGAMLGDIGASFLKRRTGRERGAAFPVVDQLDFVAGALVCAALFDFGWFIETFTLPVVVVVLLLTPVLHVATNAIAYLLGLKDEPY
- the ribB gene encoding 3,4-dihydroxy-2-butanone-4-phosphate synthase; amino-acid sequence: MTRTTTDVAPDGAGEGDAATEAEATTETDLGAEDAVDRAIAAFRRGDPVLVHDAADREGETDLVYPAGAVDADAVVRLRRDAGGLICAAVPDDVADAFGLPFLEDELDHPAAADHDLGYDDRSSFSLPVNHRETFTGITDDDRALTIRRLAEAASTARTPDADYDVSDFATDFRTPGHVHVLRGAPELLADRRGHTELGLALAEAADLPPAVVVCEMLDAESGGARTPTAALEYARRNDLVYVEGADLVERLG